In Camelina sativa cultivar DH55 chromosome 16, Cs, whole genome shotgun sequence, a single window of DNA contains:
- the LOC104752823 gene encoding transmembrane protein 87A produces MCDRPLGLWAIWVLLLGSLIGAANSSIHEYKNEKFTVKFNARFFHGGSEGLYASKLQDLNASSPNDDKPFKGKSFIRFDDVTFVRTKESASKQNAMQSTAGLVEAIILEVKDRDRIGGAFLKSDAICCTPDLADTGSCSLGEVIINRSSNDLEWPRQIKTFFKGNKTEVNMSPETVFINKTGMYYLYFMICDPELDGTKIRGRTVWKNPDGYLPGKVAPLMKVFGFMSLAYLLLGLVWFVRFVQFWKDIIQLHYHITLVIALGMCEMAVRYFEYANFNSTGMRPMDVTLWAVTFSSIKKTLSRLLLLVVSMGYGVVKPTLGGITSRVLLLGAIYFVATEALELVEHLGNINDFSGKTMIFLVIPVALLDACFILWIFSSLARTLEKLQIKRNMAKLELYRNFTNALAIAVLLSIAWIGFELYFNGTDPLIELWRMAWIIPAFWNLLSYGLLVVICILWAPSNNPTRYSYLAEAGDEFEEEGVSLTGSGVKSTEDVERNELLFGLPDDVEEGKRE; encoded by the exons ATGTGCGATCGTCCGTTAGGGTTATGGGCGATTTGGGTTTTACTCCTCGGAAGCTTGATCGGAGCTGCGAATAGCTCGATTCATGAGTACAAGAACGAAAAATTCACTGTAAAATTTAATGCCCGCTTCTTCCATGGCGGTAGCGAAGGTCTCTACGCTTCCAAGTTGCAAGATCTAAATGCTTCTTCTCCTAATGATGATAAGCCTTTTAAAGGCAAGTCCTTTATTAG gtttgatGATGTAACCTTTGTGAGGACAAAGGAATCTGCTAGTAAACAGAACGCAATGCAGTCAACAGCTGGGTTGGTTGAAGCTATAATACTTGAGGTGAAAGACCGTGATAGGATTGGGGGAGCTTTTCTCAAATCCGATGCAATTTGTTGCACGCCAGATCTTGCTGATACTGGATCTTGTAGTCTAGGGGAAGTTATTATCAACAGAAGTTCTAATGATCTTGAGTGGCCAAGACAGATCAAGACCTTTTTTAAAGGGAATAAGACAGAAGTTAATATGTCCCCTGAGACTGTTTTTATCAATAAGACTGGGATGTACTATCTTTATTTCATGATATGTGATCCGGAGTTGGATGGCACTAAAATCAGAGGAAGAACAGTTTGGAAGAACCCTGATGGTTATTTACCGGGAAAGGTAGCTCCTTTGATGAAAGTTTTTGGCTTTATGTCGTTAGCTTATCTTTTGCTTGGCCTAGTTTGGTTTGTGAGGTTTGTTCAGTTTTGGAAGGATATAATTCAGTTGCATTATCATATCACTTTGGTTATTGCTCTTGGCATGTGTGAAATGGCTGTTCGATACTTTGAATATGCTAATTTCAACTCTACTGGGATGAGGCCTATGGACGTTACTCTGTGGGCGGTAACCTTTTCGTCCATAAAAAAGACGCTTTCcaggcttcttcttctggttgtCTCTATGGGTTATGGGGTGGTAAAGCCTACCCTTGGTGGCATAACCTCGAGGGTACTTCTTCTTGGTGCCATATATTTTGTCGCAACAGAGGCTCTTGAGTTGGTTGAGCATTTGGGAAACATCAATGACTTTTCAGGAAAGACCATGATATTTTTGGTGATTCCTGTGGCATTACTGGATGCTTGCTTTATTCTGTGGATTTTCTCATCGCTGGCAAGAACACTTGAGAAACTTCAG ATTAAGAGAAACATGGCTAAGCTTGAGCTTTATAGGAACTTCACCAATGCACTTGCAATCGCTGTTCTGCTCTCTATTGCTTGGATTGGTTTCGAG CTATACTTCAATGGAACTGACCCTCTAATCGAACTCTGGCGAATGGCGTGGATCATTCCAGCTTTTTGGAACTTACTCTCTTATGGTCTGTTAGTTGTCATATGCATCCTCTGGGCTCCATCCAATAATCCTACAAG GTACTCATACTTAGCGGAAGCAGGGGACGAGTTTGAAGAGGAAGGTGTCTCATTGACGGGTAGTGGAGTAAAGAGTACAGAAGATGTTGAAAGGAATGAACTTCTATTTGGGCTTCCAGATGATGTTGAGGAGGGCAAACGCGAGTAA